In a single window of the Halobacteriovorax sp. DA5 genome:
- a CDS encoding cytochrome c: MRNFILLFILFLAYSSCSSVNTESRQYYEDKSMRHGVVPVAESENKTPVTRIYSAESVLRGRRIYMNKCSQCHGENGRGVDKVDLQKLSKEIPNFNFYLLVSSYKQKMPGWKNVLTEKEIKDLENYIYSLAKK, translated from the coding sequence GTGAGGAATTTTATATTACTTTTTATTCTATTTTTAGCTTACTCATCATGCTCTAGCGTTAACACTGAATCACGTCAGTATTATGAAGATAAGAGCATGAGGCATGGAGTTGTTCCAGTGGCAGAGAGTGAAAATAAAACACCTGTGACTCGTATTTATAGTGCCGAATCAGTTCTTAGGGGCAGGCGTATTTATATGAATAAGTGTTCTCAGTGTCATGGTGAAAATGGAAGGGGTGTTGATAAAGTTGATCTTCAAAAATTATCTAAAGAAATCCCTAACTTTAATTTCTACTTATTGGTTTCTAGTTATAAACAGAAGATGCCTGGTTGGAAGAATGTCTTAACTGAAAAAGAAATTAAAGATCTTGAGAATTATATCTATTCGCTTGCTAAGAAATAA
- a CDS encoding universal stress protein encodes MSKLMICVDITDESINAYKNQLKDFDWNRWDEVHLVHGFETLVYADTFYFASYPLEGQMGDIEKSVSDLLLGLSNQIVSEDYKGKVFGKCLFASSAKVALKEYAEDNKIDEMIIETRGKHGISALFSSSFAEYMVGHAPCRLMILREVK; translated from the coding sequence ATGAGTAAGCTAATGATTTGTGTTGATATAACTGATGAGTCTATCAATGCCTATAAGAATCAATTAAAGGATTTCGACTGGAATCGCTGGGATGAAGTTCATCTAGTGCACGGTTTTGAAACACTAGTCTATGCAGATACTTTCTATTTTGCTTCTTATCCGCTTGAAGGACAGATGGGTGATATTGAAAAGTCTGTTTCAGATCTCTTACTGGGTCTTTCTAATCAAATTGTTTCTGAAGATTATAAGGGAAAGGTCTTTGGTAAATGTCTCTTTGCTAGTTCTGCAAAGGTTGCACTAAAGGAATATGCTGAAGATAATAAAATTGATGAAATGATCATTGAAACTAGAGGGAAGCACGGAATCTCAGCACTATTTTCCAGCTCGTTTGCGGAATACATGGTAGGCCATGCCCCTTGTCGTCTCATGATTTTACGTGAAGTTAAATAA
- a CDS encoding HU family DNA-binding protein, which produces MTKADLIAAIEKQANVTHKQAETVVNICFDDMINALFNDERIEIRGFGSFANRNYKAYEGRNPKTGKVVKVPPKKVPFFKVGKELREMVDEGKDKYVIREA; this is translated from the coding sequence ATGACAAAAGCAGATTTAATTGCAGCAATCGAAAAGCAAGCAAATGTAACGCACAAGCAGGCCGAGACTGTTGTTAATATTTGTTTTGATGACATGATCAATGCTTTATTCAATGATGAAAGAATCGAAATCAGAGGTTTTGGATCTTTCGCCAATCGTAATTATAAAGCGTACGAAGGTCGTAACCCAAAGACTGGTAAGGTAGTAAAAGTACCACCAAAAAAGGTTCCATTTTTCAAAGTTGGTAAAGAGCTAAGAGAAATGGTTGATGAGGGTAAAGACAAGTACGTTATCCGCGAAGCTTAA
- the secF gene encoding protein translocase subunit SecF, which yields MFEIIKSNTKFNFVNKFGVAGVISALLVIGSLVLIGTKMKYGVDFRGGAEIQVKFQKTENLDELRREMKAAGFNGVTIQTIGEPQMNEYLLKVSANEGNLNEVTEKVSQTLTTKYEKDGVEIRKVDIVGPKAGAELRKSGFLAMLWALLAIMIYVGLRFDFKYSPGAIVALFHDVTIILGVFALTGTEFTLQTVAAILAVIGYSVNDTVIVYDRVREHEQKFVGRDIKEHINNAINETLSRTILTSGTTLFVSATMFFVGGLAIRDFFMAITLGVVVGTYSSNFVAAPVVLLFDKFRGEQAKTADANA from the coding sequence ATGTTTGAAATTATAAAAAGTAATACAAAATTCAATTTTGTTAATAAATTCGGAGTTGCAGGGGTTATTTCTGCACTTCTAGTTATTGGTTCTCTTGTTTTAATCGGTACTAAAATGAAATACGGGGTAGACTTCCGTGGTGGTGCTGAGATCCAAGTTAAGTTCCAAAAAACTGAAAACCTAGACGAGCTTCGTCGTGAAATGAAAGCCGCTGGTTTCAACGGGGTTACAATCCAAACGATTGGTGAGCCTCAAATGAATGAATATCTACTTAAAGTTAGTGCAAACGAAGGTAACCTTAATGAAGTTACTGAAAAAGTTTCTCAAACTCTAACAACTAAGTACGAAAAAGATGGTGTTGAAATCAGAAAAGTTGATATCGTTGGTCCAAAGGCCGGTGCTGAACTTAGAAAATCTGGTTTCCTAGCAATGCTTTGGGCACTTCTTGCAATCATGATCTACGTTGGTCTACGCTTTGACTTCAAATACTCACCAGGTGCAATTGTTGCTCTTTTCCACGACGTAACTATCATTCTAGGTGTATTTGCTCTAACTGGAACAGAGTTTACTCTTCAGACAGTTGCTGCAATCCTTGCGGTTATCGGTTACTCGGTGAACGATACAGTTATCGTTTATGACCGTGTACGTGAGCATGAGCAGAAGTTTGTTGGACGTGATATTAAAGAACACATCAATAATGCAATTAACGAAACACTATCAAGAACAATCCTTACTTCTGGTACGACACTTTTCGTATCGGCAACGATGTTTTTTGTAGGTGGTCTTGCAATTCGTGATTTCTTTATGGCAATCACTCTTGGTGTTGTTGTTGGTACTTACTCATCTAACTTCGTTGCTGCACCAGTTGTACTTCTATTTGATAAATTTAGAGGGGAGCAGGCGAAAACTGCAGATGCAAACGCTTAA
- the secD gene encoding protein translocase subunit SecD: MRRGWWYRFVFLLIVAIISGISIVPTAFNFKETDNFPVKSKINLGLDLQGGLYMILGIDFKKVYKDEVKGYARRLEFSFKDKTGNGFEIGDLDSSDELDPRQEIILGSATDVETLKDIIHEQYNGFLRVTKDTGNSISVALTKKVKTDIEDQSVKRSIEVIRNRIDEFGVTEPEIISQGKDRIVVQLPGVKDIERAKELIGKTAKLEFKMVNSEVAPITIQGWVSKAKEQGVDYKKGDRFSDYVSKVNEIVASDLPKGHVLAFERVTNAKGDILQLVPYLIESVARLTGEDLEDARVQFNPQNNNNPEVGLNFKSRGAKIFADVTGENVGRLMAITLDGNVYSAPRINGKIAGGRATISLGGKSYNEQLKEAKDLALVLRAGALPVQLDFLEQRTVGPSLGADSIDKARFAAIIGCVLVFGFILVYYRISGVFAVTTLALNVLIILAMLVGLGATLTLPGIAGIALTVGMAIDANIIIYERIREEIRNNVGFYKAVENGFNSAFWTIIDANITTALAGICLLNFGTGPIRGFAVTLLIGIFATVYTSYFVSKLFFEFYMNKVEGQDLSI; this comes from the coding sequence ATGAGAAGAGGCTGGTGGTATCGCTTCGTATTTCTACTTATCGTAGCGATCATTTCAGGTATTTCGATTGTACCTACTGCATTCAATTTTAAAGAAACGGACAATTTTCCAGTTAAGTCTAAGATCAACTTAGGACTAGACCTTCAAGGTGGTCTATACATGATCTTAGGAATTGACTTCAAAAAGGTCTACAAAGACGAGGTTAAAGGATACGCGCGCCGTTTAGAATTTAGCTTCAAAGACAAAACTGGTAACGGTTTTGAGATTGGTGACCTAGATTCATCTGATGAACTGGATCCACGCCAAGAGATTATCCTAGGATCAGCTACTGATGTTGAGACACTAAAGGATATTATTCATGAGCAATACAATGGATTCCTAAGAGTAACTAAGGATACTGGAAATTCAATCTCTGTTGCCTTAACGAAAAAAGTTAAGACTGATATCGAAGATCAATCAGTAAAAAGATCAATCGAAGTTATTCGTAACCGTATTGATGAATTCGGTGTTACTGAGCCAGAGATTATCTCTCAAGGTAAAGACCGTATCGTTGTTCAGCTTCCAGGTGTTAAAGATATCGAAAGAGCAAAAGAGCTAATCGGTAAAACAGCTAAGCTTGAATTTAAAATGGTAAACTCTGAAGTTGCTCCTATTACAATTCAAGGTTGGGTATCAAAAGCTAAAGAGCAAGGTGTTGATTATAAGAAAGGTGACAGGTTCTCTGACTACGTTTCTAAAGTTAACGAAATCGTCGCTTCTGATCTTCCAAAAGGTCACGTTCTAGCATTTGAAAGAGTTACAAACGCTAAAGGTGATATCCTTCAGCTTGTTCCATACTTAATCGAATCTGTTGCTCGTCTTACAGGTGAAGACCTTGAAGATGCAAGAGTTCAATTTAACCCACAAAATAACAACAACCCAGAAGTAGGACTTAACTTTAAGTCTCGTGGTGCAAAGATCTTTGCAGATGTTACTGGTGAAAACGTTGGACGCTTAATGGCGATTACTCTAGATGGTAACGTTTATTCTGCTCCACGTATCAATGGTAAAATTGCTGGTGGCCGTGCAACGATCTCTCTTGGTGGTAAGAGTTACAATGAGCAACTTAAAGAAGCAAAAGACTTAGCTCTTGTTCTTCGTGCTGGTGCTCTTCCTGTTCAGCTTGACTTCCTTGAGCAAAGAACTGTTGGTCCATCACTTGGTGCTGACTCAATTGATAAAGCAAGATTTGCTGCAATCATTGGTTGTGTTTTAGTATTTGGTTTCATTCTTGTTTACTACAGAATCTCTGGTGTTTTCGCTGTTACAACACTTGCGCTAAACGTTCTTATTATTCTAGCTATGCTTGTTGGGCTTGGGGCAACTCTGACTCTTCCAGGTATTGCAGGGATCGCTCTTACTGTTGGTATGGCCATTGATGCCAATATCATTATTTACGAACGTATTCGAGAAGAAATTCGAAATAACGTTGGTTTCTATAAAGCTGTTGAAAACGGATTTAACTCTGCTTTCTGGACAATTATTGATGCAAACATCACGACAGCTCTTGCTGGTATCTGTCTACTAAACTTTGGTACAGGTCCAATTAGAGGTTTCGCTGTTACATTATTAATTGGTATTTTTGCAACTGTTTACACTTCTTACTTTGTTTCAAAGCTTTTCTTTGAATTCTATATGAATAAAGTTGAAGGTCAGGACTTAAGCATTTAA